The following proteins are co-located in the Methanobrevibacter sp. genome:
- the pyk gene encoding pyruvate kinase, which translates to MKKTKIICSVGPACNSVEVMSEMVNNGMDCARINLSHATQEDILNTIDVVRQVRRVCDVPIAIMYDTKGPEFRTLEFEGDGVSLQKGDTIRMSKTCILGNENEFGVNHSDAIDFINVGDKVLVDNALLELEVIDRGDDFVVLEALGKGKIQNHKTINVPGVDLKLDFISEVDRTDIAFAAKHACDYLALSFVNTREDVIAARKIIDASGGDALIISKIESRMGIENIDEIIDESDGIMVARGDLGVEVAMEKLPMLQKSIIKKCREKGKFAIVATEMLASMYENPRPSRAEVSDVANAVLDGTDCVMLSGETTIGKYPVQSVEIMSRICEYVESTIDYTEHTAYKGSIGISDTIAKLVVEAVEYSDIKLIVTPTLTGFTARKISNLRPNSTILACCPSYRIADKVILNFGVKPVKTHIYENTDEMVENARRIAQEEFNLNKGDLIVITGGLPLGESKKTNYLKIVAI; encoded by the coding sequence ATGAAAAAAACAAAAATTATTTGCAGTGTGGGTCCTGCTTGCAATTCCGTTGAGGTTATGAGTGAAATGGTTAATAATGGCATGGACTGTGCACGTATCAATCTTAGCCATGCCACACAAGAGGACATACTGAATACAATAGATGTTGTCCGTCAAGTGCGTAGGGTATGTGATGTGCCTATTGCCATCATGTATGACACCAAAGGACCTGAGTTCAGAACTCTGGAATTTGAGGGTGATGGTGTAAGCCTTCAAAAAGGGGACACTATTCGAATGAGCAAGACTTGCATTTTAGGCAATGAAAATGAATTTGGAGTTAACCACAGTGATGCAATTGATTTCATAAATGTGGGGGACAAAGTGCTTGTGGACAATGCATTGCTTGAGCTTGAAGTCATTGACAGGGGCGATGATTTTGTTGTATTGGAGGCATTAGGCAAGGGTAAAATTCAGAATCACAAAACCATTAATGTTCCGGGTGTTGATTTGAAACTGGATTTCATCAGTGAAGTGGATAGGACAGACATTGCCTTTGCAGCAAAACATGCGTGCGACTATCTCGCATTGTCCTTTGTAAATACAAGGGAAGATGTCATTGCAGCTCGAAAAATTATTGATGCTTCTGGCGGAGATGCGCTAATTATTTCCAAAATTGAAAGCCGTATGGGTATTGAAAATATTGATGAGATAATTGATGAATCCGATGGGATTATGGTTGCCCGTGGCGATTTGGGTGTTGAAGTTGCGATGGAGAAATTACCGATGCTTCAAAAGAGCATCATTAAAAAATGCCGTGAAAAAGGCAAGTTTGCAATAGTTGCTACTGAAATGCTGGCTTCTATGTATGAAAATCCACGACCTTCAAGAGCAGAGGTTTCGGATGTGGCAAATGCAGTATTGGATGGAACGGACTGTGTCATGCTGTCAGGTGAAACAACTATCGGTAAATATCCTGTCCAGTCAGTTGAAATAATGAGCAGAATCTGTGAATATGTGGAATCCACAATCGACTATACGGAGCATACTGCCTACAAGGGGTCTATTGGCATAAGCGATACAATTGCAAAACTTGTTGTTGAAGCAGTTGAATATTCAGACATTAAACTGATTGTTACTCCTACTCTGACAGGTTTTACTGCTCGTAAAATCAGTAATTTAAGGCCAAACTCAACAATATTGGCTTGTTGTCCGTCTTATCGCATTGCTGATAAAGTTATTTTAAATTTTGGAGTCAAACCAGTAAAAACACACATTTATGAAAATACTGATGAAATGGTTGAAAATGCCAGAAGGATTGCTCAGGAGGAGTTCAACTTAAATAAGGGGGATTTGATTGTTATTACTGGAGGATTGCCATTGGGTGAATCTAAAAAAACTAATTATTTGAAAATTGTAGCGATATAA
- a CDS encoding DUF4013 domain-containing protein — MELGEIISDALVYPLHNIKALVIYIILGIILGIAIAGTVSGIMFGNMAKNVFAVIGSGTIGIIIALIIGFVITGYELDIIKYGIEKRNDAPGIDFMRQFINGVKYFVVNIVYMIIPIIIGAILAVIFQHWLSGLISIILSIIFSFALMMGQCRLAKTEDLGYALSIGEAVGDLSKVGILKVIVFVILVVVISFILLFVVGLIGQWNNIVGGILMGILGVYLVFFNGRATGLLYSDVN, encoded by the coding sequence ATGGAATTAGGTGAAATAATTAGCGATGCTTTAGTTTATCCACTTCATAACATTAAAGCATTGGTAATATATATTATTTTAGGTATTATTTTAGGAATAGCTATTGCAGGTACTGTTAGCGGTATCATGTTTGGAAATATGGCTAAAAATGTATTTGCAGTTATCGGTTCTGGTACTATAGGAATCATAATAGCTTTAATCATTGGATTCGTTATCACTGGTTATGAATTGGACATTATTAAATACGGTATTGAAAAAAGAAATGATGCTCCTGGCATTGACTTCATGAGACAATTTATCAATGGGGTAAAATATTTTGTTGTAAATATTGTTTATATGATTATCCCAATCATCATTGGTGCAATTTTAGCAGTAATCTTCCAGCACTGGTTATCTGGATTAATTTCTATTATTTTATCAATAATTTTCTCATTTGCATTAATGATGGGTCAATGCAGATTAGCTAAAACCGAAGATTTAGGATATGCATTATCCATTGGTGAAGCAGTTGGAGACCTTTCAAAAGTAGGAATTTTAAAAGTAATTGTATTCGTAATCCTTGTCGTTGTCATATCATTTATTTTATTATTCGTTGTAGGTTTAATCGGTCAATGGAATAATATTGTTGGAGGAATATTGATGGGTATCTTAGGTGTTTATCTTGTTTTCTTCAACGGTAGGGCAACCGGTTTATTATACTCTGATGTAAATTAA
- a CDS encoding STAS domain-containing protein, which translates to MDITKNYNGKELTIKVGDRIDTVTAPDFENEILDEMGKFDSLIIDFSNLEYISSAGLRVLIATQKKLKPENIPMTIKKVNDTINEIFKMSGFDKILEIE; encoded by the coding sequence ATGGACATTACAAAAAATTATAATGGAAAAGAATTGACAATTAAAGTTGGAGATCGTATTGATACTGTAACCGCACCAGATTTTGAAAATGAAATACTTGACGAAATGGGTAAATTCGATTCATTGATTATTGATTTTTCCAACCTAGAATACATTTCAAGTGCAGGATTGCGTGTTTTAATTGCAACACAAAAGAAATTAAAACCTGAAAACATTCCAATGACTATCAAAAAGGTTAATGACACAATTAATGAAATATTTAAAATGTCCGGGTTTGATAAAATATTAGAGATAGAATGA
- a CDS encoding ATP-binding protein yields the protein MNSISLKPELKELYTLNEFISNELEEENFQVSLIVEEIFVNIVKYSKTDFIKVNVEFKKPTLTMEFIDNGIEFNPLLKENPQLPENIDEAEIGGLGIMLTKEISDELNYKYVNNENHLKIVKNV from the coding sequence ATGAACTCCATTTCATTAAAACCAGAATTAAAAGAGTTATACACTTTAAATGAGTTTATTTCAAATGAACTCGAAGAAGAAAATTTTCAAGTCAGTCTAATTGTTGAAGAGATATTCGTCAATATTGTCAAATACTCAAAAACTGATTTCATCAAAGTTAATGTTGAATTTAAAAAACCAACATTAACAATGGAATTTATTGACAATGGAATTGAATTTAATCCTCTTTTAAAAGAAAATCCACAACTCCCCGAAAACATTGATGAAGCAGAAATTGGAGGGTTAGGGATTATGTTAACAAAAGAAATCTCAGATGAATTAAACTACAAATACGTGAATAACGAAAATCATTTGAAAATTGTTAAAAATGTATAA
- a CDS encoding PP2C family protein-serine/threonine phosphatase: MITGEYLLGDLWISPIFGLMFGPYGALGQALATLVGELYQGLPPIESFIDFSIMFFISIFTYKLWYTTFKRHKITTPRFDSIYNVLKFIAIIGIMAIVYWILINISLLATPYMKLAYPLSGNITRIAYIVNIFTFSIIFGLILISSFNILKIPLQAPKKFDSPINIPYKYYVIIALISGTYLLLDRLSIIHNTYLNNIFFMICIIFIILFCLNRRDETIEVVTLNYSIIEEIILIFMLILSITLIFNYSNFKNIINFIFPYVNSDFLLMIILAISSIVVILLSILHIYYVDRSITHPIYQLIDSTKEYQEHEKENKKDFKLDKYIKPDDDIGMLVKSFMKLKTLINENLNDLETTTAEKERIETELNIASNIQTSMLPKDFNEFSNNKPFEIHGFMSAAKEVGGDFYDFFNTDKNCINFVIGDVSGKGMPATLFMVKTMHLIRNKSEFRDKLSQVYEDVNNAACERNEENLFITSWIGKLDLDKGKLTYVNAGHNPPLIKQNNEEFEYLNSSANLVLGLMEGMPYEEYELNLNYGDMIFLYTDGLTEANDNYKEFYGEERLKAILNKHKDEKLSEIINEIIKDLSKFCNNQEQFDDITMLLLRYTGGEGDD, encoded by the coding sequence ATGATAACAGGCGAATATTTATTAGGAGATTTATGGATTTCACCTATCTTTGGACTGATGTTCGGACCATATGGGGCATTAGGTCAGGCATTAGCCACATTGGTTGGAGAACTTTACCAGGGCCTGCCGCCTATAGAAAGTTTTATTGATTTTTCAATAATGTTTTTCATTTCCATTTTTACATACAAACTATGGTACACTACATTTAAAAGACACAAAATAACTACACCTAGATTTGACTCCATTTACAATGTCTTAAAATTCATAGCCATAATTGGAATAATGGCTATTGTATATTGGATTCTGATAAATATTTCATTATTGGCAACACCATATATGAAACTGGCGTATCCTCTATCCGGAAACATAACAAGAATCGCTTACATAGTCAATATATTTACATTCTCCATAATATTTGGACTTATACTCATCAGCAGTTTTAATATCCTTAAAATTCCATTACAGGCCCCGAAAAAATTTGATTCACCAATAAATATTCCATATAAATACTATGTAATAATCGCTTTAATTTCAGGAACCTATTTGCTTCTTGACAGATTATCAATTATACACAATACATATCTAAACAACATTTTTTTCATGATATGTATAATTTTTATAATATTATTCTGTTTAAACCGACGAGATGAAACTATTGAGGTAGTAACCCTCAATTATTCAATTATTGAAGAAATAATATTAATATTTATGTTAATTTTGAGTATTACTCTGATTTTTAATTACAGTAATTTTAAAAACATCATAAATTTTATTTTCCCATATGTAAATTCTGACTTTTTGCTAATGATTATCCTTGCAATCTCAAGCATTGTCGTCATATTACTTTCAATTCTCCATATTTACTATGTTGACCGAAGCATTACACACCCTATTTATCAATTGATTGATTCAACAAAAGAATATCAGGAACATGAAAAAGAAAATAAGAAGGATTTTAAACTCGACAAATATATAAAACCTGACGATGACATTGGAATGCTTGTTAAATCATTCATGAAATTGAAAACACTTATAAACGAAAATCTGAATGATCTTGAAACCACAACCGCAGAAAAAGAGAGAATTGAAACCGAACTGAATATTGCAAGCAATATTCAAACCAGCATGCTTCCAAAAGATTTTAATGAATTTTCCAATAACAAGCCATTTGAAATACATGGATTCATGAGCGCCGCAAAAGAAGTTGGCGGAGACTTCTATGACTTTTTTAATACTGATAAAAATTGCATCAATTTTGTTATCGGAGACGTAAGCGGTAAAGGAATGCCCGCAACATTATTTATGGTAAAAACTATGCATTTAATCAGAAACAAATCTGAATTTAGGGACAAACTCTCACAAGTATATGAAGACGTTAATAATGCTGCATGTGAAAGAAATGAAGAAAACCTATTCATCACATCATGGATTGGAAAATTAGATCTAGATAAAGGGAAACTAACCTATGTCAATGCAGGACATAACCCTCCATTAATAAAACAGAACAATGAAGAATTTGAATATCTGAATTCCTCTGCAAATTTAGTTCTTGGATTGATGGAAGGAATGCCCTATGAAGAATATGAATTGAATTTAAATTATGGCGACATGATATTCTTATATACTGATGGATTGACTGAAGCTAATGACAATTATAAAGAATTTTATGGAGAAGAACGTTTAAAAGCAATACTTAATAAACATAAAGATGAAAAGTTAAGTGAAATCATTAATGAAATAATTAAGGATTTAAGTAAGTTCTGTAATAACCAAGAGCAGTTTGATGATATTACAATGCTTCTTTTAAGGTATACCGGAGGTGAAGGTGATGATTAA
- a CDS encoding SpoIIE family protein phosphatase produces MINRIFKSRKGIFLFSMVLTIIGISIVNAFNYPIPIEYTFIPVLSIFLGPYAVLGFTLTEIAFEIIYFQTTDIPIILFNAAMTFIFGILPWKLWYSILNNNGHDVPNINRAINFIKLLIITVIVYLFSFGVLYNELTINESIISVYFTIILSFILTIFAIPLLHYAKIPCYSPKKQIKRLMPDKAYYIFLLVPVIIFAYSYIFYEPINLTLTILSTLFLAIFLIKPYDEEVFAISNTVKPNTFYKICVSIFIVILILTLLITTSLNHITYIESNVEIDPFISYLFDLGNILLPFLIPMIIYILFLEKRVLNPIKKFSEFLSADIEDYDDIEKLKKNLNTITVNNEIKILSDSLIKMEGDLISYSENLVKVTSEKEKYETELKLAREIQYSMIPTDFEEFCENENFSVWGMMKAAREVGGDFYDYFKIDDENIGFVIGDVSGKGITAALIMAKAMTLIQDYVTHYKDLSKAVYDVNNKLCEGNEEYLFVTSWLGKLNIKTGKLTFINAGHNPPLIKQNNGNFEYLKTEPELVLACMEEMPYKTETIQINPGDALFLYTDGVTEANDDYNGFYGDERLQNILNKHKDDDLKTIIESIDDDIGEFCSHHAQFDDTTMFIIKRK; encoded by the coding sequence ATGATTAATAGGATTTTCAAATCCCGAAAAGGAATCTTTTTATTTTCCATGGTTCTGACCATTATTGGGATATCAATCGTGAATGCATTTAATTATCCCATTCCCATAGAATATACTTTTATTCCAGTGTTAAGCATATTCCTTGGCCCATATGCTGTTTTAGGATTTACATTAACAGAAATCGCATTTGAGATTATTTATTTCCAAACAACAGACATCCCAATTATACTATTCAATGCGGCAATGACATTTATTTTTGGAATACTGCCTTGGAAACTTTGGTATTCCATCCTAAATAATAATGGGCATGATGTCCCTAACATAAATCGAGCAATTAATTTTATCAAGTTATTAATTATAACTGTTATAGTCTATTTATTTTCATTTGGAGTTTTATACAATGAATTGACAATCAATGAGAGCATAATTTCAGTCTATTTCACAATTATTCTTTCATTCATATTAACAATCTTTGCAATACCTCTTCTCCACTACGCCAAAATACCTTGTTATTCACCAAAAAAACAAATTAAAAGATTAATGCCCGATAAAGCATATTACATATTTTTATTGGTCCCAGTGATTATCTTCGCATATTCATATATATTCTATGAACCCATTAATTTGACTTTAACAATACTATCCACATTATTTTTAGCCATATTTTTAATTAAACCTTATGACGAAGAGGTTTTTGCAATATCCAATACTGTAAAACCAAACACATTTTATAAGATATGCGTTTCAATATTCATAGTCATTTTAATTTTAACCCTACTTATCACAACTTCACTGAATCATATTACTTATATTGAAAGCAACGTGGAAATCGACCCTTTTATAAGTTACCTATTCGATTTAGGAAATATACTCCTCCCATTTTTAATTCCAATGATTATTTATATATTATTTTTAGAAAAAAGAGTATTAAATCCTATTAAAAAATTTTCAGAATTTTTATCTGCAGATATAGAAGATTATGATGATATTGAGAAGTTAAAAAAGAATTTGAATACAATAACCGTTAATAATGAAATAAAAATATTATCAGATTCATTGATAAAAATGGAAGGAGATTTGATTAGCTACAGTGAAAATTTAGTCAAAGTCACAAGTGAAAAAGAAAAATATGAAACAGAACTCAAATTAGCCAGGGAAATTCAATATTCAATGATTCCAACTGATTTTGAAGAATTCTGTGAAAATGAGAATTTTTCCGTTTGGGGGATGATGAAAGCCGCCCGTGAAGTGGGAGGAGATTTCTATGATTACTTTAAAATCGATGATGAAAACATCGGATTTGTCATTGGAGACGTGAGCGGAAAAGGAATAACTGCAGCATTGATTATGGCTAAAGCCATGACTCTGATTCAGGATTATGTAACCCATTACAAAGATCTCTCAAAAGCAGTTTATGATGTAAATAATAAACTTTGCGAAGGTAATGAAGAGTATCTTTTTGTCACAAGCTGGCTTGGAAAACTCAATATCAAAACAGGAAAACTGACATTTATCAATGCAGGACATAACCCTCCATTAATTAAACAAAATAATGGAAACTTCGAGTATTTGAAAACAGAACCTGAATTGGTTCTAGCATGCATGGAAGAAATGCCCTATAAAACTGAAACAATACAAATAAATCCCGGAGATGCACTATTCTTATACACAGACGGAGTGACAGAAGCTAATGATGACTATAATGGATTTTATGGTGATGAAAGACTCCAAAATATATTGAATAAACATAAAGATGACGATTTAAAAACCATTATAGAATCAATTGATGATGATATTGGCGAATTCTGCAGTCATCATGCTCAATTCGACGATACCACCATGTTCATTATTAAAAGAAAATGA
- a CDS encoding aminopeptidase P family protein, whose protein sequence is MDLHIDNILKDLKKDDFQAYLLTGFTNVEYISGYKPTSFAFCVIKDNPIIYASGMDMELAKNTSSIEVKEYESYDIMIKELKEDGIKSLAIEPTLPFSTFVRFRDDFKIDAKTYIDKQRMIKTPDEIEKIAKATEIAQKSFLQLDILNNPNTEKEVAFDLVRYMIENGASKESFDTIVTSGASSSLPHAIPEAKKLDQPILIDWGAIFEGYCSDNTRTMVYTERQQEIWDIVAEAHDKAIKAIKPGLKCCEIDKVARDVISEYGYGDKFIHSTGHSLGLDIHETPGFSLRDDTVIEEGMVITVEPGIYLEGEFGVRLEDTIEISRKGNVIGDLPLVID, encoded by the coding sequence ATGGACTTACATATTGATAACATTTTAAAAGATTTAAAAAAAGATGATTTTCAAGCTTATTTATTGACCGGATTTACAAATGTGGAATATATATCAGGATATAAACCAACCAGTTTTGCATTTTGCGTGATTAAGGACAATCCAATTATCTATGCTTCAGGAATGGATATGGAATTGGCCAAAAACACATCTTCAATTGAAGTAAAAGAGTATGAATCATATGACATTATGATTAAAGAGCTGAAAGAGGATGGAATAAAAAGTTTAGCTATCGAGCCGACACTTCCTTTCAGTACTTTTGTTCGTTTCAGAGATGACTTTAAAATAGATGCTAAAACATACATTGACAAGCAGCGTATGATTAAAACTCCCGATGAAATTGAAAAGATTGCTAAAGCAACTGAAATTGCTCAAAAATCATTCTTGCAGTTGGATATCTTGAACAACCCTAACACCGAAAAGGAAGTTGCTTTTGATTTGGTCAGGTATATGATTGAAAATGGAGCTTCAAAGGAATCATTTGACACAATAGTTACAAGTGGCGCTTCCTCAAGTTTGCCTCATGCAATTCCTGAAGCTAAAAAACTGGACCAACCGATATTGATTGATTGGGGAGCTATTTTTGAAGGGTACTGTTCTGACAATACCCGTACAATGGTTTATACTGAACGCCAGCAGGAAATATGGGATATTGTTGCCGAAGCACATGACAAGGCAATAAAAGCAATAAAACCGGGTCTTAAATGTTGTGAAATAGATAAAGTTGCACGTGATGTTATTTCAGAATATGGTTATGGTGATAAATTCATACATTCCACAGGCCATAGTTTGGGACTTGATATTCATGAAACTCCAGGATTCTCTCTTCGTGATGATACAGTAATAGAAGAAGGGATGGTTATTACAGTAGAGCCAGGAATCTATTTGGAAGGTGAATTTGGAGTGCGTCTGGAAGATACCATTGAGATATCAAGAAAAGGTAATGTGATTGGTGATTTACCATTGGTAATTGATTAA
- a CDS encoding site-2 protease family protein, with amino-acid sequence MFKFTSSEIRDLIIAFIIISLCFSIANAGRDANAVLSILPIVMVGVGAGFILHELGHKFVSMKYGYWAEFKLWPQGLIFALITSFFGFVFAAPGAVYTYANYMTDEINGKISIAGPIVNIILALVFLGISTAIYPSAFYSGTSALIFIICSVGYSINSFLAVFNLLPIGNLDGSKVLAWNFGIWIVTIAIAAILTFMSMTMGVENIVRMILGF; translated from the coding sequence ATGTTTAAATTTACAAGTAGTGAAATACGAGATTTGATAATTGCATTTATCATCATTTCCCTTTGTTTTTCAATTGCTAACGCTGGAAGAGATGCAAATGCAGTCTTATCCATATTGCCAATAGTCATGGTAGGTGTAGGTGCCGGTTTCATTCTACACGAACTTGGACATAAATTCGTGTCCATGAAATATGGATACTGGGCAGAATTCAAATTATGGCCACAGGGATTAATATTTGCACTTATCACATCATTTTTCGGATTTGTATTTGCTGCACCTGGTGCAGTTTACACATATGCAAATTATATGACTGATGAAATCAACGGTAAAATATCAATTGCAGGACCTATTGTCAACATTATACTAGCATTGGTCTTTTTAGGAATATCTACAGCTATTTATCCTTCTGCATTTTATTCCGGAACTTCAGCATTAATATTTATTATCTGCTCCGTAGGATATTCAATCAACAGTTTCCTTGCTGTTTTCAATTTATTGCCTATCGGAAACCTGGACGGATCAAAAGTATTGGCCTGGAATTTTGGAATCTGGATTGTTACAATCGCAATTGCGGCAATATTAACATTTATGTCAATGACAATGGGTGTTGAAAATATAGTTAGAATGATTTTAGGATTTTAA
- a CDS encoding YcaO-related McrA-glycine thioamidation protein: MSEKITYFKGTHRVIAPKRTIEINEDKLKTAGITRIADITDLDRIGLPIYTAIRPTAEESGVSIYGGKGITKDHAKASAMMEGFERYSAERQSSDESIISNLNDIDNNIDPKSLNLPKDLERVDINDWDLEWSIARDIISEKDYYIPTNAVYHPYNPKDNAKTLFKSNTNGLASGNILEEAILHGMFEVIERDAWSIFELTHKNYSQIDLDSIESDVINEIIEKFESEGIKIKLMDFTADINIPTIAASADDTVTKDAGLLTLGMGTHLDPEVAILRALTEVAQSRATQINGAREDTVRADFAREAGYERMKRINKYYFKQEDEQISLSDIENKSTHSITEDIEIVKNELMANDIEKILYVDLTRPEIDVSVVRVIIPEMEMYAIDQSRAGYRFLKV, encoded by the coding sequence ATGAGCGAAAAAATAACATACTTCAAGGGAACTCACAGAGTAATAGCTCCAAAAAGGACTATTGAGATTAACGAAGACAAACTTAAAACAGCAGGAATAACCCGTATTGCGGACATTACCGATTTGGATAGAATTGGCCTTCCTATTTATACTGCCATCAGACCTACCGCTGAAGAGAGTGGAGTCAGTATTTATGGTGGAAAAGGAATAACAAAAGACCATGCAAAGGCATCTGCAATGATGGAAGGTTTTGAAAGGTATTCTGCTGAAAGGCAAAGCAGTGATGAAAGCATCATCTCAAATCTAAATGATATTGACAACAATATCGACCCAAAATCTCTGAATTTACCGAAAGACCTTGAAAGAGTTGACATTAACGATTGGGATTTGGAGTGGAGCATTGCACGTGACATTATTTCCGAAAAAGATTATTATATTCCAACAAATGCCGTTTATCATCCATACAATCCCAAAGATAATGCAAAAACCCTATTCAAATCAAATACCAATGGACTTGCTTCCGGAAACATTTTGGAAGAAGCTATATTGCACGGAATGTTTGAAGTTATAGAAAGGGATGCATGGAGCATTTTTGAGTTAACCCATAAAAATTACTCACAAATCGATTTGGATTCCATTGAAAGTGATGTTATTAATGAAATTATAGAGAAATTTGAAAGTGAAGGAATCAAAATAAAATTAATGGATTTTACAGCAGACATTAACATTCCAACAATAGCTGCTTCCGCAGACGATACAGTTACAAAGGATGCTGGATTGCTGACATTAGGTATGGGAACACACCTGGACCCTGAAGTTGCAATCCTAAGAGCACTGACTGAAGTGGCTCAGAGCAGAGCAACACAAATAAACGGTGCCCGGGAAGATACTGTCAGAGCAGATTTCGCCCGTGAAGCCGGTTACGAACGTATGAAAAGAATCAATAAATACTACTTTAAACAGGAAGATGAGCAAATTTCACTTTCAGACATTGAAAACAAAAGTACCCATTCCATTACAGAGGATATTGAAATCGTTAAGAATGAATTAATGGCCAATGACATTGAAAAAATATTATATGTGGACTTAACAAGACCTGAAATTGATGTTAGTGTTGTTCGTGTAATTATCCCTGAAATGGAAATGTATGCAATTGATCAAAGCCGTGCAGGCTATAGATTCTTAAAAGTCTGA
- a CDS encoding TfuA-related McrA-glycine thioamidation protein, whose translation MVKIIIYTGLSLPFDEAKEILDSADGIEVIYKRPIKRGDLSIALKENPDIIGIIDGVFHQNSAVGHKEILNVIKNGVKVYGASSMGALRASELDTLGMTGIGYVYNQYASGEVDSDDDVAVMLDSETLEALSEPLINMKYVFTNAVKENIITNDEKDELLSIAKKTFYPKRNYAQTLAQSSLDNDTKGILINFIRESVDIKKEDAKELLKTIKQDLQ comes from the coding sequence ATGGTTAAAATTATAATATATACTGGATTATCACTCCCATTTGATGAAGCAAAAGAAATTTTGGACAGTGCAGATGGCATTGAAGTAATTTATAAAAGGCCAATCAAAAGAGGAGATTTGTCCATAGCTCTAAAAGAAAATCCAGATATTATCGGAATAATTGATGGAGTATTCCACCAAAACTCTGCAGTAGGACATAAAGAAATTCTCAATGTCATCAAGAATGGAGTTAAAGTCTACGGGGCTTCAAGCATGGGTGCACTTAGGGCATCTGAGCTCGACACATTAGGAATGACTGGAATAGGATATGTTTACAATCAGTATGCAAGCGGTGAAGTTGATTCTGATGATGACGTTGCAGTGATGCTTGACTCAGAAACCCTGGAAGCACTTTCCGAGCCTTTAATTAACATGAAATATGTTTTTACAAATGCTGTTAAAGAGAATATAATAACCAACGATGAAAAAGACGAGCTTCTAAGCATTGCTAAAAAAACATTCTATCCTAAAAGAAATTATGCTCAGACATTAGCACAATCAAGTTTAGACAATGATACAAAAGGAATTTTGATTAATTTTATTCGTGAATCAGTTGATATTAAAAAGGAAGATGCAAAAGAGCTTCTTAAAACCATAAAACAAGATTTGCAATAA